A single Acidaminococcus sp. DNA region contains:
- the tatA gene encoding twin-arginine translocase TatA/TatE family subunit, with protein sequence MFGLGVPELVLILIIGLVVFGPGKLPEIGKAMGKSMNEFKTALNSPAAEDKPEAEKAAVSKPAESGK encoded by the coding sequence ATGTTTGGTCTGGGTGTTCCTGAACTGGTATTGATCCTGATCATCGGTCTGGTTGTTTTTGGTCCTGGTAAGCTTCCCGAGATTGGCAAAGCGATGGGAAAAAGCATGAATGAATTTAAGACGGCCCTCAATAGTCCGGCAGCAGAAGATAAGCCGGAAGCGGAAAAGGCTGCCGTTTCCAAACCGGCTGAATCCGGAAAGTAA
- the tatC gene encoding twin-arginine translocase subunit TatC, with protein sequence MEAVQHREGSSGTVMSLTGHLTELRSRLIKAIIALVLCTIISELRIDDIMHFLTAPAGTLYFIKPAEAFLIYFKTGLTAGAILSSPVLFYQFWAFVVPAFTTEEKRTLMAVVPLSLLLFLSGIAFAFFLVLPQGLRFFLAFTSETVQPMISMESYLDFVLMLVLPFGVIFNIPMVLCVFAKMGLISSQMLRKKRKFVIMASFILAAVITPTTDMVSQCLLAVPMIALYEGSNLFIRFVLRK encoded by the coding sequence ATGGAAGCCGTACAACATCGAGAAGGCAGCAGTGGGACGGTCATGTCACTGACGGGCCATCTGACAGAATTACGAAGCCGTCTCATCAAGGCGATTATTGCCCTCGTGCTGTGCACCATCATCAGTGAGCTGCGTATTGATGATATTATGCACTTTCTCACAGCACCTGCAGGAACGCTCTATTTCATCAAGCCGGCTGAAGCTTTCCTGATTTACTTCAAAACCGGGCTGACGGCAGGTGCCATCCTGTCTTCCCCTGTTCTTTTCTATCAGTTCTGGGCTTTTGTGGTGCCGGCCTTTACGACTGAAGAAAAAAGAACACTCATGGCAGTAGTACCTCTATCGCTGCTCTTGTTCCTGAGCGGCATCGCCTTCGCTTTCTTTCTGGTTTTACCGCAGGGACTGCGCTTTTTTCTGGCTTTTACCAGTGAAACGGTACAGCCCATGATTTCCATGGAAAGTTATCTGGACTTTGTCCTGATGCTGGTATTGCCCTTCGGAGTTATCTTTAACATTCCCATGGTTCTGTGCGTGTTTGCTAAAATGGGGTTGATTTCTTCGCAGATGCTCAGAAAGAAACGAAAATTTGTTATCATGGCATCCTTCATTCTGGCAGCGGTGATTACGCCGACGACGGATATGGTGTCCCAGTGCCTGCTGGCAGTACCGATGATTGCGCTGTATGAAGGAAGCAATTTGTTTATTCGGTTTGTATTGAGAAAATAA
- a CDS encoding copper amine oxidase N-terminal domain-containing protein, with protein MNRHITAAVLTALLSVSAVSFAAEPAAKTTASVPPAVTVEAATKSQVLKDCSLYVEGKKLDTTGLPAAALKQNKTVLIPLRKVSDALGYTLTWIPEKTTARMDMSIASMDFKNGVNEYKRQGKLKAINLDQTFKYDAAPEIINGVTYVPADVFGAFFNDVSVADKTVKITVQKAELQKASDAFQSAAEAKPIDSTTSTAAAGTETSTANPMVAYKSVSDMEKKLGYSIPVPAALKNKTADAYYLISDETAQINYKDGSMYRVAKTSKQATDISGDYTKYAVDKSWLAGEQKIRGRGEKDAYKLLTWDDNGFAHSYASAQALTKKEATKLVTGH; from the coding sequence ATGAATCGTCACATTACAGCCGCTGTGCTCACTGCACTTTTATCTGTTTCTGCAGTTTCTTTTGCGGCAGAACCTGCTGCCAAAACGACTGCCAGCGTTCCTCCCGCCGTAACGGTGGAAGCAGCCACGAAAAGTCAGGTTCTGAAAGATTGTAGTCTTTATGTCGAGGGGAAAAAGCTCGATACAACCGGCCTTCCTGCTGCTGCATTAAAGCAGAACAAGACCGTTTTGATTCCGCTGCGCAAGGTTTCCGATGCGTTGGGCTATACTCTGACCTGGATCCCTGAAAAAACGACCGCAAGGATGGACATGAGTATTGCTTCCATGGACTTTAAAAATGGCGTCAACGAATATAAGCGGCAGGGCAAACTGAAGGCTATTAACCTTGATCAGACTTTCAAATACGATGCTGCTCCGGAAATCATCAACGGAGTGACGTATGTTCCGGCCGATGTTTTCGGTGCTTTCTTTAATGATGTATCCGTTGCTGACAAGACCGTAAAAATTACGGTTCAAAAAGCAGAGCTGCAAAAGGCATCGGACGCTTTCCAAAGTGCCGCGGAAGCAAAGCCAATAGACTCAACAACAAGTACGGCGGCTGCGGGAACGGAAACAAGCACGGCTAACCCGATGGTTGCGTATAAGTCCGTCAGCGACATGGAAAAGAAACTGGGCTATTCCATTCCGGTTCCTGCGGCACTGAAGAATAAGACTGCCGACGCATACTATCTCATTTCCGATGAGACCGCGCAGATTAACTATAAGGATGGTTCGATGTACAGGGTGGCCAAGACCAGTAAACAAGCAACTGATATCAGCGGCGACTATACGAAGTATGCCGTGGATAAGAGCTGGCTTGCCGGGGAACAGAAAATCCGCGGACGTGGAGAAAAAGATGCTTATAAGCTGCTGACATGGGATGATAACGGCTTTGCACACTCCTACGCTTCAGCCCAGGCTTTGACGAAGAAAGAAGCTACAAAGCTGGTCACGGGGCATTAA
- a CDS encoding amidohydrolase, which yields MNQQVKSLADKYLPLAEELARYMYDHPEVSGEEIHSSQAIVEALKPFGFTIEYPFMEKELGYGTAFRATLKRGEGPKTSIMVEYDALPGIGHGCGHNLHGSLSVLAGMIMSRLPEEAYHGTLEVIGTPGEEVDGAKLHFAPAGVFDDNDLAIMMHSTSGGASRTNTDATALRCYDIQFTGRTAHAAGDPWNGANALTAARKFLDLLDARRDSFRPYTIASAVITDGGKAPNIVPDTSKLRIEFRYPTRHELQRLDRIIRNCARGAAIALDCEVSFKSGFPDFDDMVRVPLLEKRVEELFRDSGEPVEPPLPPSGSTDAGNVSYRCPTIHPYICITDKVCPGHSAELRDATITEHAMEQMKKGAVVMCELLLDIYNDEAFRKAVREDFKRALAKKEGE from the coding sequence ATGAACCAACAAGTTAAATCTCTCGCCGATAAATATCTGCCTCTGGCAGAGGAACTGGCACGTTATATGTATGATCATCCGGAGGTTTCCGGGGAAGAAATACATTCCAGTCAGGCCATCGTTGAGGCGTTAAAGCCGTTTGGATTTACGATTGAGTATCCGTTCATGGAAAAGGAACTGGGCTATGGAACCGCGTTCAGGGCTACGCTGAAAAGGGGTGAAGGCCCGAAGACTTCCATTATGGTGGAATATGATGCACTCCCTGGGATCGGTCATGGCTGCGGGCATAACCTGCACGGCTCATTGTCCGTACTGGCCGGAATGATTATGAGCCGTCTTCCGGAAGAGGCATATCATGGCACTTTGGAGGTCATTGGTACGCCCGGGGAAGAAGTGGATGGGGCTAAACTGCACTTTGCTCCGGCAGGTGTCTTTGATGACAATGATCTTGCAATCATGATGCACAGCACGAGCGGCGGTGCCAGCCGGACCAATACGGACGCAACGGCTCTGCGCTGCTATGACATCCAATTTACAGGCCGAACGGCGCATGCGGCCGGAGATCCCTGGAATGGTGCCAATGCGCTGACAGCGGCCCGTAAGTTTCTGGATCTGCTTGATGCCCGCCGGGATTCCTTCCGTCCTTATACGATTGCTTCAGCTGTAATCACCGACGGCGGCAAAGCTCCGAATATTGTTCCGGATACTTCAAAGCTGCGGATAGAATTTCGTTATCCGACACGTCACGAACTGCAGCGGCTGGATCGGATTATCCGGAACTGCGCACGGGGTGCGGCCATTGCCCTCGACTGCGAAGTATCGTTTAAGTCAGGTTTTCCGGATTTTGATGATATGGTGCGGGTACCGCTTCTTGAAAAGAGAGTGGAGGAACTTTTCCGAGACAGCGGTGAACCGGTGGAACCGCCGCTGCCTCCGTCCGGTTCAACGGACGCCGGTAATGTCAGCTACCGCTGCCCGACAATCCATCCTTACATCTGTATTACCGACAAGGTTTGCCCTGGACATTCTGCAGAGCTTCGGGATGCAACGATTACAGAGCACGCCATGGAGCAGATGAAAAAAGGCGCTGTCGTCATGTGCGAGCTGCTGCTCGATATCTATAACGATGAGGCATTCAGAAAAGCAGTGAGGGAAGATTTTAAACGAGCTCTGGCGAAAAAAGAAGGGGAGTGA
- a CDS encoding response regulator transcription factor, whose amino-acid sequence MKTILIIEDDKGIAELERDYLEANGFAVEMAFNGTEGRKKALHENVDLVLLDIMLPGVDGFQLCREIRAAKNIPILLVSARQEEVDKIRGLGLGADDYIVKPFSPNELVARVKGHLTRYDQLTQRESARHDVLRFGDLVIDEASHQVFLGKKEVTLANKEFELLLFLAKNPGIVFSKDTLFERVWGSDAIGETATVSVHVNRIREKIEADTSKPRYIETVWGAGYRFRG is encoded by the coding sequence ATGAAAACTATTTTGATTATTGAAGATGACAAGGGAATTGCCGAATTAGAAAGAGATTATCTGGAAGCTAACGGCTTTGCCGTAGAGATGGCTTTTAACGGAACGGAAGGACGCAAAAAGGCACTCCACGAAAACGTGGATCTGGTTCTTCTCGACATCATGCTGCCCGGCGTGGATGGATTCCAGCTCTGCCGAGAAATTCGGGCCGCTAAGAATATTCCAATCCTTCTTGTTTCGGCCCGTCAGGAGGAAGTAGATAAAATTCGCGGTCTTGGTCTCGGGGCAGATGACTATATCGTGAAGCCTTTCAGCCCCAATGAACTTGTGGCACGTGTCAAGGGACATCTGACCCGTTATGATCAGTTAACGCAGCGGGAAAGTGCCAGACACGACGTACTGCGCTTCGGGGACCTTGTAATTGATGAGGCTTCCCACCAGGTATTTCTGGGTAAAAAAGAAGTTACCCTGGCCAATAAGGAATTTGAGCTGCTGCTCTTTTTGGCTAAGAACCCCGGCATTGTTTTCAGTAAGGATACGCTGTTTGAAAGGGTTTGGGGCAGCGATGCTATCGGGGAAACAGCGACGGTATCTGTCCATGTCAACCGCATTCGTGAAAAAATCGAAGCCGATACGTCTAAACCGCGTTATATTGAAACCGTCTGGGGCGCCGGCTACCGTTTCCGGGGGTAA
- the pepV gene encoding dipeptidase PepV: MDLAKAIEMQKEPMIKTLSGALKIRSVQGPAEPGKPFGEGPAKALEYMLDVSKKLGFKTQNVDNYMGWAEIGEGDEMVAILGHLDVVPEGKGWEKDPYGGEYDDKNIYGRGALDDKGPTIAALYGMKALVDAGVPLKRRIRILFGTNEETGSLDMAHYLEKGGEIPVCGFTPDGEYPVINGEKGILDSDYRASYQQDGDLKLTKITGGTAYNIVPSLAEADFTCSDALAEKLVADYNGKDGLEVTRTNGGVKAAAHGKEAHGAHPEKGINAIGKLTLGIKNWPLSAGVKNAVTVIADHIGMETNGAGMGIALKDEPSGELSFNMGMIEGDASSMTVKLNYRYPVTKHYEDCAPILTANFKKYGFELIKEEHKKALFVDPKTPYVQTLLNVYHELTNLDPTPLCIGGGTYAKSIPNIVAFGPIFPGDTVREHLPNEFWEIDILMKNARIYTEAMYRLAK; this comes from the coding sequence ATGGATCTGGCTAAAGCCATTGAAATGCAGAAAGAACCGATGATTAAGACACTCTCAGGTGCACTTAAAATCAGAAGTGTACAGGGACCTGCCGAACCGGGCAAGCCTTTTGGCGAGGGTCCGGCAAAAGCGCTGGAGTACATGCTTGATGTAAGCAAGAAGCTGGGCTTTAAGACGCAGAATGTCGACAACTACATGGGCTGGGCCGAAATCGGTGAAGGCGACGAAATGGTTGCTATCCTGGGTCACCTGGACGTAGTTCCGGAAGGTAAAGGCTGGGAGAAAGATCCCTACGGCGGCGAATATGACGATAAGAACATTTACGGCCGCGGAGCCCTGGATGATAAGGGCCCGACGATTGCCGCTCTCTATGGCATGAAAGCACTGGTGGATGCAGGTGTACCCCTGAAACGCCGTATCCGTATCCTTTTTGGGACAAATGAAGAAACTGGTTCCCTGGACATGGCACACTACCTTGAAAAAGGCGGGGAAATTCCGGTCTGCGGTTTTACTCCGGACGGTGAATATCCTGTCATCAATGGTGAGAAAGGCATCCTGGACTCTGATTACCGCGCTTCTTATCAGCAGGATGGTGATTTAAAGCTGACGAAGATCACCGGCGGTACGGCTTATAATATTGTTCCTTCCCTTGCAGAAGCAGACTTTACCTGCTCTGATGCCCTGGCTGAAAAACTTGTGGCAGACTATAATGGGAAAGACGGTCTTGAAGTCACTCGTACAAACGGCGGCGTCAAGGCAGCTGCCCACGGAAAAGAAGCACATGGCGCTCATCCTGAAAAGGGTATCAACGCTATTGGCAAACTGACCCTGGGCATCAAGAACTGGCCGCTTTCTGCCGGAGTCAAGAATGCAGTTACAGTCATCGCCGATCATATCGGCATGGAAACGAATGGTGCCGGTATGGGTATTGCCCTTAAGGACGAACCTTCCGGAGAACTGTCTTTCAATATGGGCATGATTGAAGGCGATGCTTCTTCCATGACAGTCAAGCTGAATTACCGCTATCCTGTTACCAAGCACTATGAAGACTGTGCCCCGATTCTGACGGCAAACTTCAAAAAGTACGGCTTTGAACTTATCAAAGAAGAACATAAAAAAGCGCTCTTCGTTGATCCGAAGACCCCTTATGTCCAAACGCTTCTCAACGTGTATCATGAGCTGACCAACCTGGATCCGACTCCGCTGTGCATTGGCGGCGGTACCTATGCAAAATCCATTCCGAATATTGTAGCTTTCGGACCAATCTTCCCGGGTGACACTGTACGTGAACATCTTCCTAACGAATTCTGGGAAATTGATATCCTGATGAAGAATGCCAGAATCTATACGGAAGCTATGTATCGTCTGGCTAAGTAA
- the pepT gene encoding peptidase T encodes MREALLRRFLRYVQIPSQSKSGVPSVPSTKSQWDMAHTLQKELTELGLTNIYLSPQCVLTAKLPSNLPLGQKAPAIGFCTHMDTADAGLSPIVHPRVISSYDGKDIVLNREKNIVMTVKDHPELLDYIGQELVVTDGTSVLGSDNKAAVANVMTALDILVHDTSRRHGDIYVAFVPDEEVGLRGSKALELERFPVEFAYTIDCCALGEVVYETFNAGSTFVTIHGVNAHPMSAKGKLVNPTLLAVDFVNLFDRRETPECTEGKEGYLWVKSIRSNASTAEVRIDIRDHDKAGYEEKKNLILKNADVIRKREPRARIEVEETDVYANIADAMTAGNKKALDVLYSALDELSIKPNTIAMRGGTDGSYLSSKGIFTPNYFTGGLNFHSPYEFLPTASMEKSCQVTLALIDRVTKC; translated from the coding sequence ATGAGAGAAGCACTGCTCCGCCGCTTCCTGCGGTACGTACAAATTCCGTCCCAGAGTAAATCCGGTGTCCCTTCGGTACCCAGCACAAAAAGTCAATGGGACATGGCACACACACTGCAAAAAGAGCTGACAGAGCTGGGTCTTACCAATATTTATCTGAGCCCGCAGTGCGTGCTTACAGCCAAACTGCCCTCCAACCTGCCCCTGGGACAAAAAGCACCTGCCATCGGTTTCTGCACCCATATGGATACGGCCGATGCCGGGCTGTCCCCCATTGTACATCCGCGCGTCATTTCAAGCTACGACGGCAAAGATATCGTACTGAACCGAGAAAAAAATATCGTTATGACCGTAAAAGATCACCCGGAACTCCTGGATTATATAGGGCAAGAACTGGTCGTGACAGACGGCACCAGTGTACTTGGTTCCGATAATAAAGCAGCCGTTGCCAACGTGATGACGGCCCTTGATATCCTGGTCCACGATACTTCCCGTCGCCATGGAGATATCTATGTGGCTTTCGTCCCCGATGAAGAAGTCGGTCTCCGCGGCTCCAAAGCTCTGGAACTGGAACGGTTTCCCGTTGAATTTGCCTATACTATTGACTGCTGTGCCCTGGGAGAAGTGGTCTATGAGACATTTAACGCCGGCAGTACGTTCGTGACGATTCACGGCGTCAATGCCCATCCCATGAGTGCCAAGGGAAAACTCGTCAATCCGACCTTGCTTGCCGTTGATTTTGTGAATCTCTTCGACCGTCGGGAGACTCCGGAATGCACAGAAGGAAAAGAAGGATACCTGTGGGTCAAAAGCATCCGTTCCAACGCGTCAACAGCCGAAGTTCGCATAGACATCCGTGACCATGATAAAGCCGGCTATGAAGAAAAAAAGAACCTCATACTGAAAAATGCGGACGTCATTCGGAAACGGGAGCCGCGTGCCCGTATCGAAGTCGAGGAAACAGATGTCTATGCCAATATTGCCGACGCTATGACAGCCGGCAACAAAAAAGCCCTTGATGTTCTGTACAGTGCCCTGGACGAACTCAGCATCAAACCAAACACCATCGCTATGCGCGGCGGAACGGACGGTTCCTACCTCTCCTCCAAAGGAATCTTTACGCCAAATTATTTTACAGGCGGATTAAATTTCCATTCTCCTTATGAATTTCTGCCAACCGCATCGATGGAAAAATCTTGTCAGGTTACCCTGGCCCTGATTGACCGTGTGACAAAGTGCTAA
- a CDS encoding HAMP domain-containing histidine kinase, with protein MHFRDLSIRKRLLLSNYIMIFIPVAFMFVLSVALFLSLRFGNVNRASMVSFVWPESGPTLATQFELTRLRVRSDSWEPKNKKRERSVLEAADHLGDLGYQVVILKPDGSVYYQTHLTDGRKTMKAAMEGAPEGRGSIAWSDHGLAFHYYSDESGLRVGVIGKVPMVHDGEYIDVSSKEFLKKAFTVICIIVVILTIVVGIYLARWISRQIIGPLEDLQDTANNIAQGNLDKPVPIYSEDEIGKTMQAFETTRQQLKIARETRERYDQSRKELIAGISHDLRTPLTKIEGYAYGLKDGIANTPDKKQHYVKMIIDTAENMGRLVQELFLFSKLDLGQVEYNWEKVDLIAYLRDFTEDQKDHFEQQGLQIDFSSAIERAVIKMDRLQMSRIVGNILGNSLKYKTEAMGHASIIVQQERPGFIQMSFTDDGPGVPEGDRTKIFESFYRTDKARTNPAKGSGLGLAVVKQLVDGMDGSIWADNVQPHGLKITIEVPCEEER; from the coding sequence ATGCATTTTCGAGATCTTTCTATCAGGAAGAGACTGCTGCTGTCCAACTATATTATGATATTTATTCCTGTTGCATTTATGTTTGTCCTGAGCGTAGCTCTTTTTCTGTCACTGCGCTTTGGCAACGTAAACCGCGCTTCTATGGTCTCCTTTGTCTGGCCGGAAAGCGGGCCGACACTGGCGACTCAGTTTGAATTGACGCGGCTGCGCGTACGGTCCGATTCCTGGGAGCCGAAGAATAAAAAGAGGGAACGGTCGGTGCTGGAAGCGGCGGATCACCTGGGCGACCTTGGTTATCAAGTAGTTATATTGAAACCGGATGGATCTGTTTATTATCAGACGCACCTGACTGATGGGCGAAAAACAATGAAGGCTGCCATGGAAGGTGCTCCGGAAGGAAGGGGCTCTATTGCCTGGAGTGATCACGGACTGGCCTTCCATTATTATTCCGATGAATCCGGACTGCGTGTCGGCGTCATCGGAAAAGTTCCCATGGTGCACGACGGGGAATATATTGATGTCAGTTCCAAGGAATTTTTGAAGAAAGCCTTTACTGTGATTTGCATTATTGTAGTGATCCTCACGATTGTCGTGGGCATCTACCTGGCCCGTTGGATTTCCCGGCAGATAATCGGGCCGCTCGAAGACCTGCAGGATACAGCAAATAATATCGCACAGGGAAATTTGGATAAGCCGGTTCCAATATATAGTGAGGACGAAATTGGCAAGACGATGCAAGCTTTTGAAACGACACGCCAGCAGCTCAAGATAGCGCGGGAAACACGAGAGCGGTATGACCAGAGCCGGAAAGAACTCATTGCCGGTATTTCCCATGATCTCAGGACCCCGCTTACGAAGATTGAAGGATATGCGTATGGGCTGAAGGACGGCATTGCCAATACGCCGGATAAAAAGCAGCACTATGTGAAGATGATCATTGATACGGCGGAAAATATGGGCCGCCTCGTACAGGAGCTGTTCCTGTTTTCCAAACTGGATCTGGGCCAGGTGGAATACAACTGGGAGAAAGTCGATTTGATTGCCTATCTGCGTGATTTTACGGAAGACCAGAAAGATCATTTTGAGCAGCAGGGTCTTCAGATTGATTTTTCTTCGGCGATAGAACGTGCTGTGATTAAGATGGACCGCCTCCAGATGTCGAGAATTGTGGGCAACATCCTGGGCAACAGTCTGAAATACAAAACGGAAGCCATGGGTCATGCATCCATTATTGTGCAGCAGGAGAGACCCGGTTTTATACAGATGAGCTTTACGGATGATGGTCCCGGTGTCCCCGAAGGGGATAGAACCAAAATTTTTGAGAGTTTTTATCGGACAGATAAGGCACGGACCAATCCTGCCAAGGGCAGCGGCCTCGGTCTTGCTGTAGTCAAGCAGCTGGTGGATGGGATGGATGGTTCCATTTGGGCAGACAATGTTCAGCCCCATGGACTCAAGATTACGATTGAAGTACCCTGTGAAGAGGAAAGATAA
- a CDS encoding TIGR00366 family protein: MAEEKPEETKKSKWALPHVFVLLFGIIVFATIMTWVLPAGEFNRVANKAGQKIVQAGTYHLVDAHPIGFFEMFKCIYLGMKDAAPVILFVFIAYAFIGLIIGSGAFDGLVAKMLRVIKGKARVAIVPIFMLIISFASSTVGISEEALPFIPIFVGICIAMGYDAIVGMSIVSCATAIGYAGAFMNPFTVGTAQAIAELPIMSGSGFRILSHLAMVAVASVYVVRYALKIQANPEKSYMYGIENEFAVSEEELDKHPFTFRHILVLAVFFAGVIILVYGCKNFGWYFTELSALFMIMGLISALLVGWNPNQIARALEKSFKDIAGACMMIGFARGILIVMQTGRVMDTFVYGMFMPLSGMPRLFAAEAMLIVQTLLNFLIPSGSGQAVVSMPIMAPLADLLGLSRQLAVLCFQFGDGLSNIMWPTTTLPIACGIAGVSMSKWWKFFTPLFIMLVVVQGIMIAIGYFIGY, translated from the coding sequence ATGGCAGAAGAAAAACCTGAAGAAACCAAGAAATCCAAGTGGGCGCTGCCCCATGTATTCGTCCTGTTGTTTGGTATTATTGTTTTTGCCACGATTATGACGTGGGTGCTGCCGGCCGGTGAATTTAACCGTGTGGCCAATAAAGCCGGACAGAAGATTGTACAGGCCGGGACATATCACCTGGTGGACGCCCATCCGATCGGATTCTTCGAGATGTTTAAGTGTATTTATCTCGGGATGAAGGATGCAGCTCCGGTTATTTTGTTTGTATTTATCGCTTATGCCTTTATCGGCCTCATTATCGGCTCCGGCGCCTTTGATGGTCTCGTTGCAAAGATGCTGCGCGTGATCAAAGGGAAAGCGCGTGTTGCTATTGTGCCGATTTTCATGCTGATCATCAGCTTTGCTTCTTCGACTGTTGGTATCTCTGAAGAGGCCCTGCCGTTTATTCCGATTTTTGTCGGAATCTGTATTGCCATGGGTTATGATGCTATCGTCGGTATGTCCATTGTTTCCTGTGCGACGGCAATCGGTTATGCCGGTGCCTTCATGAACCCCTTTACGGTCGGAACGGCCCAGGCTATTGCTGAACTGCCTATCATGTCGGGCAGCGGCTTTAGAATCTTGTCCCACCTTGCCATGGTGGCTGTGGCTTCCGTTTACGTAGTGCGCTATGCGCTGAAAATTCAGGCCAATCCTGAAAAGAGCTACATGTATGGAATTGAAAATGAGTTTGCTGTTTCGGAAGAGGAACTGGATAAGCATCCATTTACGTTCCGCCACATCCTTGTGCTGGCAGTTTTCTTTGCCGGCGTCATTATCCTGGTATATGGCTGCAAGAATTTCGGATGGTATTTCACAGAACTGTCGGCCCTTTTCATGATCATGGGACTGATTTCGGCCCTTCTTGTAGGCTGGAATCCTAACCAGATTGCCCGGGCCCTTGAAAAGAGCTTTAAGGATATTGCCGGCGCATGCATGATGATTGGGTTTGCCAGAGGTATTTTGATCGTCATGCAGACGGGCCGTGTCATGGATACGTTCGTCTATGGCATGTTCATGCCGCTGTCCGGTATGCCGCGTCTTTTTGCGGCCGAAGCTATGCTGATTGTGCAGACGCTGCTGAACTTCCTGATTCCTTCCGGATCCGGTCAGGCCGTGGTCTCCATGCCGATTATGGCACCGCTTGCCGACCTTCTGGGCCTGTCCCGTCAGCTGGCTGTACTGTGCTTCCAGTTTGGTGATGGTCTTTCCAACATTATGTGGCCGACGACCACGCTGCCGATTGCCTGCGGTATTGCCGGCGTCTCCATGAGCAAATGGTGGAAATTCTTCACTCCGCTGTTTATCATGCTTGTGGTTGTACAAGGCATTATGATAGCAATTGGCTATTTCATCGGTTATTAA
- a CDS encoding LysR family transcriptional regulator: MNTDESLFLLAAEELSFTKAAKKAYVTQQCLSAHIKKLERKYQAHLFNRTTPLSLTPSGKILYQSLRKIQIIENSTQETLSGIREGTRGTVTIGMSSSRVQLLLPILYNSYHKEFPNVTIAVVIDDVRYQAQNLLNGKIDFLIGVNCPTDRNLTYMPIEEEQVYFLATDQLLEKYAATQGAYPHTLRTRVIDLSEFHPLPLVANSKGSMIAELVIRYFNRYAIIYNPEVRVSDADAQIRLVATGLVGVFIGAYHLPIVQEYNALHPDWPPIRVYKPKNMTETLHYEIVTHRHAEHPLYIKRLIELCREISMQQATQRMAP; encoded by the coding sequence ATGAATACGGACGAATCGCTGTTCCTGCTGGCAGCGGAAGAATTAAGCTTTACTAAAGCAGCAAAAAAAGCTTACGTCACACAACAGTGCCTGAGTGCCCACATCAAAAAGTTAGAAAGAAAATACCAGGCACATCTGTTTAACCGTACCACGCCCCTTTCCCTGACGCCATCCGGAAAAATTCTTTATCAATCCCTGCGAAAAATCCAGATCATCGAAAATTCCACCCAGGAAACTCTCTCGGGAATCCGGGAAGGAACACGGGGAACCGTCACCATCGGAATGAGTTCCAGCCGGGTCCAGCTGCTGCTGCCTATCCTCTATAACAGCTATCATAAAGAATTCCCTAATGTGACCATTGCCGTAGTCATCGACGATGTCCGCTATCAGGCACAGAACCTTCTGAACGGGAAAATTGATTTTCTAATCGGCGTAAACTGCCCTACCGACCGTAATCTTACCTATATGCCCATTGAAGAAGAGCAAGTTTATTTCTTGGCAACCGATCAGCTTCTTGAAAAATATGCCGCTACCCAGGGAGCTTATCCTCATACGCTGCGAACAAGAGTCATTGACTTATCAGAATTCCATCCACTGCCGCTTGTAGCCAACAGTAAGGGAAGCATGATTGCCGAATTGGTCATACGTTATTTTAACCGCTATGCCATTATCTATAATCCTGAAGTCCGCGTCAGTGATGCCGATGCGCAGATTCGCCTTGTTGCCACGGGACTTGTAGGCGTATTTATCGGAGCGTACCACCTGCCTATCGTACAGGAATACAACGCACTTCATCCCGACTGGCCTCCGATTCGGGTGTATAAGCCAAAGAACATGACTGAAACGCTCCATTACGAGATTGTTACGCACCGCCACGCCGAACATCCGCTGTACATCAAACGGCTGATTGAACTTTGCCGGGAAATTTCCATGCAGCAGGCGACGCAGCGCATGGCGCCATAA